The DNA sequence ACTCAGCAATATACGTCTACTAAACACTAGCACAAAACAGTGTATGAATCGGTCTTAAGAGATCTAAACACTGCTCCAACTGCTTTAACTTAATGCCTAGATTGTACCTGGTAGAATTTCACCCGAGAATCAAAACCAAGAAGAGAAGAAATTTATTCCTCTCTACTTAATAAAATTCGTGTCCCGCTAGTTGTTAGTGAACTCATGGTCACCGCGATCCATGAGGGGGATTTGATGAAATAGCTGACAGGCCAGGGGGGACGGGATTGGATAATGTCCAGCTTGTTTCCTCATCAATAAGtatactttaataaataactatgtcatTGTGACACGTTTCGATTGCACAACATGCACGTTCATATCATAGAGGTATATCTGGCCTAATACACGAAGTGAAGCACCCTGGGCATGTGTACATAGTCAGCAACAGGCACTATCTGATTAGCTATCCTTACACCATGGTGATAAAACCTTAGTCAGATCTAGTGTTCATCACCGACACAAAAAGAAGACCTAGCCTTGATGACGCAGCATAAAGAGCTCGATTAGAATAGGTTCCTTGTGATTGAAAGTCAAACACAGGGTGTGTTTGACTCAAGTTAACGTGTTAAAACATTAACGGGGTTACTAAACTTtgataaagttattatttaaagttatCTTGAAAGAGAAAGGAGGCGtgtgtaaatacataattgttTAGCATAACTAGCTCATGTGACCTTTGGCCAGTATGTTATTGAATAGATAACACGAGTCAGTAGGCCGGCTCGATCTTGTCAATTCTTCTCAGTATTGTTTGGTGTTTAGTGATAAGTGCTGGCGGAAAACATGGATAAATTAGCTGGTTTGATCAtcatactttatttttttttgtttttctacaTTGCAAAATATATTGccaaaattatattatcaaAAAGGGGTGGAACAGAATGATCATTCTCTATAAGTACTCCGAAAAGAATGATTTTATCTAAGGGCTGACGAACACGGATGCCATCCCATGCTTGAAGCTGGCTAACTAAATAGTAACAATTATGTCTCCTGTCGACAACATCTATCTACTACATATAAAGATCGTGTAGTAAACTTTAATCACATCTACCATGCAATGTTTAACTTGAATAAAAacccataaataatttaacttgaataaaaacatacaatcgaaaaacattaccctcctccttcggcagtcgggcaAAAAGGTATAGTGTGCGCTTAGCTTATAGTTCTTAACTGAATAGTGTGCACATAATGTTTCTGTGATTTCCAGAGACTCCTCCTCTGATAAGCTCCGCTGAGCTGGTGGACCAAGCTGTCGCCGTGGTGTTCAAGGATGGCCGCTCCCTGTCTTTCGAGGACTGCTGGCTGCGCGATCAATGCAGGTTTATTTACTGACTACCCTTATTTTcatttagtacttaagtaggtacttaggagCTTAGGCCATGGATGGGtctttaagtatattaaactataactgtactaccacaaaaaactttaaacactgtttaacaagcgtttaaaacgaaatttgacagattttgtaggcgtttgacagcgctaaacacttgttaaatactgtctaagtttttgtggtaaggacCTAATAGTCCGAAACTTGTAGGAAATCCCGTGTGGGGAGGAGGTGTAtacgtaagtacctagatGTAATTAAACGCGAATTACCCGCTTGTGAGTCGGATCTAACTAGTATTCTTGttttttaggtacttatagttctAATTAGAATCCGTCTTACAAATATAGGTTGTAGGTAAACGtataggtacggtcaggtgcagagaaacctgaccccccctctcatactaacaatgcttctgaggggggtcaggttcaTGTACTTATAAGACGGATTCTAATTAGaactacctaagtaggtaggtatacgtaAAACATACAAATGGTATAAGACGGCGCGGCGTCGCATTAACAAATTTTGTTCCAATGCAATACATGaatcagaagggctagtacggggcgtatttaagacgtgacaagagttttgcatcgcgctcactcacatcgcgccgcctcaagagcgagcgcgacgccTGAAAGTAAGAATTGCTGAAATATCTGAAATTTCATGTTTCAGATGCACTACATGTTACAACCACACGACTTTCCAGAGAGCTACGCATATTCTAGACATTCCTGACTCGAAAGTGGCAAAAATCGTTTTTGACCCTTCTCAACTATCTTTGACCTGTAAGTAAAGTTTGAATATACTCACTTGTTTCCCTCTATTTCCAACACCAACAGGCTCATAATTCCCAGTTAAACAGATTTTAATTCGCATCAAAATGCACTAACTTGTACTTTTCATCCCAATACCCTAAGTAACTTATTAACTACCAACTTAGTCTAATCCTTTATTTCGTAAAATTCCAGGGAATGACGGCCACGAATCCAGCTACGCCGCGGAATTCCTGTCCGAATTCGACTACGCAACGTGGAAGGACAAGTCACGCCTGCGGCCGGTGCTGTGGCGCGGCGCCGACGTGGCGTGTCGAGTGGCGCGGGTGCCTGTCGATAAGTTTCTCAACTCTGTGGACGCGCAGAAGAAAGTGTTTCAGTCGTTGTTGGATTATGGGGTTGTGCTGTTCGAAGGGGTAAGGAGTTTTCTTCCCGCTAGATTTAAGtactaactacctactaaTCACATGCTACCTAGAGGTACTGAGATTCTTCTTATTCCACCTACTGGATATCTTAAACCTAGCCTGGCCCATACTAGGATCACGAGGCCCAACCatctgtaagtaggtagtacaTCATCTCAACACACGGCATATGGACGTgcaaataatatacctataatacctacctacttaattcaGAGAATTTCGAGAGAGTGCTTACCACCACTATCCTAACCTTTCCTCCCCTACCCAGGTGGAACCGACCCTCGACGCCACCGAAGCAATCTGCAGCGCTCTGGGCGGCGTGCAGCACACGCTGTTCGGCGGCATGTGGCGCTTCAGCAGCGGCCAGCAGCGCGCGGACACCGCCTACACCAGCCTGCCGCTCGCCGCGCACACCGATAACACCTACTGCACTGAGGCCGctgggtaagtacctactacttcCTTTGATCGAAGtttactttgactttgactttataCCTAGATACGATACCAGTATTTTCATCACCGGCAGCGGCCATGAGCGTCTCCTGTTATGTGATTCGCATGTAATAATAATGCATCCGAGGTAGGTAGGCAGGTACTTGTGTGGACATTCTTCCTACTGATGGACATAGCATAAACCTATAAGACGGTAGGTACACACACTCTGTCCCAGGCCTTCCAGTGGAGATAGTCCCAAGTGTAGTGAAAGCCAAACTTTTCTGGATGGGGAATACCTACGGTACTTATGTAGCAATTTCCGCCAGTCAAACtttcatataggtacctataacttAATTGTAGCTTTCAAATCCACCTATCATCTTCCAGCCTCCAGATCTTCCACTGCCTGCAGCACTCGGGCGGCACCGGCGGGGAGACAGTCCTGTCTGACGGCTTCTTCGCCGCGTCCCAGCTGAAGGCAGATCACCCTGAGGACTTCACCTTCCTCAGTACCTTCCACCTGCAGGCTGAGTATGTGGAGCCGGGACACCATCACGCCTGCTCGGCTCCCGTGATCAGTGTGGATGAGAGGACTGGCGATTTGAAGCAAATCAGGTTAGTTACCATTTTGTTATAGTTATGCTGTGTGTAAAGGTTTTGAAGCATCTAAGTACATGCGTCTGCTGAAGTTTAGTaacggatataattatatacttatattattatataatatccATCACCAAGACTTTTACTGGAAAGTAAAcctataaaaataggtaaggaTTCGCACCTATAAAACAGTGGACGAACTACGCCAATGACTGAGGATAATTTATAGCAGCACCAATCTAGCCACGGTAATAATTAAGTGTTGATCCATTCACTTGAGAGTTAAACTAAAACTTTGAATACCTAATATTTCCAGATACAACGTCTACGATCGTTCCACAATGGCGTTTTCTTCTGCAGAGGAATGTAGAAGCTACTACAGATCTCTGAGGTCCTTCGCCCGGTATTGCGAAGATCCGAAGAACCAGTGGATTTTTAAGTTAACACCAGGTAACGCCTCATCTTGAACACTTTTGACGTGATTCAAGCAAACTTCCTACCAAATAACTAAGTTTTAAATGAGTTTTTTCGGAGTAGATAATGTTCTAGCGCCTTAGCTTAGTTTACATAGCATAgcaatgttttattttgaatagtGTGCACGTTTAATCGTACgtgggtggtctgaaaagtttccgacctaacataggtacaagattttttttattaaattttatttttattcttctacaTAGTCTCTCATATAGTAATTAGGCGGCGCCAAAACTCGGATTTATTACGCCTAAACTGCGCCAACAGAGCATTGGAAATGTTCATTCGAACACGTCGTTGGTCTGACGTTAGCAAACGCGGCAGCCAACGCGCGGACAGCCTTCTCATgcctaaatcttgatttaatatgtGACAAACACGTTCTCtggacattttcattgcctctGCTATCTCTCTCACTTTAATTCGGCGGTCGTCTAACACCATTTGGTGAACTTTAGCGATGTTATCGTCAGTAGTTGCAGTTTTTGCACGTCCCGAACGTTCATCATCTCCGAAGCTCTTACGGCCACGTTTAAATTCGGCTGCCCAAAATTTTACTGTGGTAAATGACGGTGAAGAGTCCCCGTACACAGAATCTAACTCATCTTTGATTTGCGTAGGGGCATTTcctttcaaaaacaaatattttaagacagctcgatactcgattttttccattttcacagaaatgctcacatcgactcactcaaacgactgtaaaataaaaaccgcgCGTCAAAAATGGTTGAAACTTTGAAGTGTTGCTGTCAAAAGCTGACTTTAATTGATGTGTGCTACCATCTTCACgttgaggtcggaaacttttcagaccacctacGTATAAGCATAGATTACAAATAACATACAACCGGGGTTACTAAACCTAGCAGCCCTCTTTTTTTAACGAAACCAACCGTTTTTATTTCCTTCTAGTAGTTAATTAGCACGGCTGtctcattttaaaacacagtaacagccatgagacaaaatgttcaggagagccaaaaaacgtttttgtaccttcatttcaatgccctggtaaaactatgatagatatctgaacaaatgtaagcttaaaagaagcggcagaacctaggctttatatacaatactatttcatttaaatatgactaaaattgttgctgtaatgcacaaaagaaaacacttactaggttttatatggttttctcaccctaaaaccgccctcactgaccattatttcataacctagtaagggccattattgtgtcatttaagacaagttaagtatattgaaattgcaataattgcgtaataatttcatttttatatgtttgggatccttcacatattataaatccaattttgcaacacttttacacgacggcactataagtaatagctgaaatacgggcatatttttatgtttgtttttttgttttatgtaaatgaattaaatagccatattcagaaggctctaacatgaaaattatttatggctgccttcaattagacaatatttcctaaatttctatctaaaaatcagttttctcttatttataacttgtttttttttggtttatgcaaaatagggctagtagaaaggttctgacgagaaaggtctctatggcttttataaagaagacaaaatttacttatgttctacttttaattcaactctctaggtctcattggtgcaaagatacaggttctgaaat is a window from the Plutella xylostella chromosome 7, ilPluXylo3.1, whole genome shotgun sequence genome containing:
- the LOC105382967 gene encoding trimethyllysine dioxygenase, mitochondrial yields the protein MDKLAETPPLISSAELVDQAVAVVFKDGRSLSFEDCWLRDQCRCTTCYNHTTFQRATHILDIPDSKVAKIVFDPSQLSLTWNDGHESSYAAEFLSEFDYATWKDKSRLRPVLWRGADVACRVARVPVDKFLNSVDAQKKVFQSLLDYGVVLFEGVEPTLDATEAICSALGGVQHTLFGGMWRFSSGQQRADTAYTSLPLAAHTDNTYCTEAAGLQIFHCLQHSGGTGGETVLSDGFFAASQLKADHPEDFTFLSTFHLQAEYVEPGHHHACSAPVISVDERTGDLKQIRYNVYDRSTMAFSSAEECRSYYRSLRSFARYCEDPKNQWIFKLTPGLVLAFDNFRVLHGRTAFTGERVLGGSYVARSDWLDRARTLKLIH